A window of the Eubalaena glacialis isolate mEubGla1 chromosome 9, mEubGla1.1.hap2.+ XY, whole genome shotgun sequence genome harbors these coding sequences:
- the LOC133098120 gene encoding ring finger protein-like, with protein sequence MGSGAASRLLFLMPVVLRGGRLLPGQCQAVPQPQRATLTFTAPASPVAALGSPPTRPDPCPGVTAPELCPGAPTYGPADLSSGLTSPPLASLGPERLDPLRQVLVDDGSDSGALGSPQGPRTPDSEALLGAAATARPWARPTEDEEEEREEEECPICTEPYGPGEHGLALLNCGHGLCAGCLHRLLSAAPSADLGRVCCPLCRQKTPMLEWAICRLQEELLQADGPQRPAPAALPVPPRRGPGPWASLEHRYQLRFLPGPVGSRGCLPFLPCPPCLGSRLWALRERGPCARRLALLGLLALELLGLLLIFAPLMLLGLLFVLLDSSRR encoded by the exons ATGGGCTCTGGTGCCGCTTCTCGCCTGCTCTTCCTCATGCCCGTCGTGCTTCGCGGGGGGCGG TTGCTGCCAGGTCAGTGCCAGGCCGTGCCCCAGCCCCAGAGGGCCACACTGACCTTCACAGCCCCAGCCTCCCCCGTCGCCGCCCTGGGGTCCCCACCCACCCGTCCCGACCCCTGCCCTGGAGTCACCGCCCCTGAACTGTGCCCTGGGGCCCCCACTTATGGCCCTGCTGACCTCAGCTCTGGGCTCACCAGTCCGCCTTTGGCCTCCCTGGGCCCTGAGCGCCTGGACCCACTGCGCCAAGTGCTGGTAGATGATGGGTCGGACAGCGGGGCCCTTGGGAGCCCCCAGGGTCCCAGGACTCCGGACAGTGAAGCCCTGCTGGGGGCCGCAGCCACGGCCCGCCCCTGGGCCAGGCCCAcagaggacgaggaggaggagcgggaggaggaggagtgccCCATCTGCACAGAGCCCTACGGGCCCGGGGAGCACGGCCTCGCCCTGCTGAACTGCGGCCACGGCCTGTGTGCGGGCTGCCTGCACCGGCTGCTGAGTGCGGCCCCCAGCGCTGACCTGGGCCGGGTGTGCTGCCCTCTGTGTCGCCAGAAAACACCCATGCTCGAGTGGGCGATCTGCCGGCTGCAGGAGGAGCTGCTACAGGCCGATGGGCCCCAGCGCCCTGCGCCCGCTGCCCTCCCCGTGCCCCCCCGCCGGGGCCCCGGGCCCTGGGCCTCCCTAGAGCACCGCTACCAGCTGCGCTTCCTGCCGGGGCCTGTGGGCAGCCGAGGCTGCCTGCCCTTCCTGCCCTGCCCGCCCTGCCTGGGCTCCCGGCTCTGGGCCCTGCGGGAACGGGGGCCCTGCGCCCGCCGCCTGGCGCTGCTGGGCCTGCTGGCCCTCGAGTTGCTGGGCCTGCTGCTCATCTTCGCTCCGCTCATGCTGCTGGGGCTGCTCTTCGTGCTGCTGGACAGCTCCCGCCGCTAA